The Nitrospira tepida genome includes a window with the following:
- the traN gene encoding conjugal transfer protein TraN produces the protein MTFVLGTAIWTGPTTFQIPFTFWWEAHAYSVTITGGLTWQSYNVSPQSGCWNEQQTWQIQNQAPDTCQSYVAAGCTQIGSSCSQFNTTTGTCEMYTNTYSCASTPVCDKTVTMKQCTQCGTPGSYVPFCVNTSTPPDQSLALSATYLQLIKDVENDWDTSSLRVFNGTRMACDYSTIASVLINCCDASDPSKLLGTCSDEEIQLAKDRQLYKAHYVGDRCVEWISFGLGKVCIRKEQVFCDFKSELARIVQEQGRAQIGWPWGSADAPECSGFSITQFSSLNFAAMDFTEWYVHVSANIDPAAVASDMNAKICAYSGKC, from the coding sequence ATGACGTTTGTCCTGGGAACGGCGATCTGGACGGGACCGACGACGTTTCAGATTCCATTTACCTTTTGGTGGGAGGCCCATGCCTATAGCGTCACGATCACGGGTGGGCTCACGTGGCAAAGCTATAACGTGAGTCCGCAGTCCGGGTGCTGGAATGAGCAGCAGACCTGGCAGATTCAGAACCAGGCTCCCGATACCTGCCAATCGTATGTGGCGGCGGGCTGTACGCAGATCGGGTCGAGTTGCTCGCAATTCAATACCACCACCGGGACCTGCGAGATGTACACCAACACCTATTCCTGTGCGTCGACGCCCGTGTGCGACAAGACCGTCACGATGAAGCAATGCACTCAATGCGGAACGCCTGGGAGCTATGTGCCGTTTTGTGTGAATACGTCCACGCCGCCGGACCAATCTCTGGCTCTGTCCGCCACGTATCTCCAGCTGATCAAAGACGTCGAGAACGACTGGGATACGAGCAGTTTGCGAGTCTTCAACGGAACGAGGATGGCCTGCGATTACAGCACCATTGCGTCCGTGCTGATCAACTGTTGTGACGCGAGCGACCCGAGCAAATTGTTGGGAACCTGTTCGGACGAGGAGATTCAACTCGCAAAGGATCGGCAGTTGTACAAGGCCCACTACGTCGGCGATCGCTGCGTCGAGTGGATCAGCTTCGGGCTGGGAAAGGTCTGCATCCGAAAGGAGCAGGTGTTTTGTGATTTCAAGTCGGAACTGGCCCGCATTGTCCAGGAACAAGGCCGCGCCCAAATCGGTTGGCCCTGGGGTTCCGCCGATGCGCCAGAGTGTAGTGGGTTCAGCATCACGCAATTCTCCTCGTTGAATTTCGCCGCCATGGACTTTACCGAGTGGTACGTGCACGTCAGCGCGAATATCGATCCGGCGGCCGTGGCTTCCGACATGAACGCGAAGATTTGCGCCTACAGCGGAAAGTGCTAG
- a CDS encoding conjugal transfer protein TraG N-terminal domain-containing protein has product MWQIFTFGNGDVIAAVITGLKVMMTTGAYESLFRLGLLGLVVFALLHVTFNRRFLGPLLIGAVGLLYASVFVTADVSIEDQVNAAVPDTIVTGVPVLIAFPAYVSGQVGYHLTSITETALLLPTGYRSTGSVINRPLFETQKLLDFTLPDSDLWKNLVQYLMNCTLKEIDYNQLNRTAVEKATDALGAIAATNPALSSPWYQNGNIQPTAQLCTDFYANVITPGFTTPAPEYLEATQKLRSSLGADPATPGDELPVIDQLRTTLLGVPGQTSDQVLRNIVIVKAWKEAWAQRAKTMNDVPSAVKLAQEATTQDLKYQAYTKSYIAAKFLPVLRTVAEGLVYLVTPFIAVMALSGSMTRVLGLYGRSFAWLAMWGPLYAVVNFVMYFEANAKVKDLIINSGFADAITFNSFDPIREYIVGINSMATDLTLAVPAVAWGLVWAGGNLASSLTGSLSAPLSAAGQEAGRFARGHGQVMSEPPSYLMEPVRMETAGRSASQESYTVPVGVGGLRVDAQTGVSTLHHADGGTTRIGANGMVTYQGPTGGFSRRASELAPTGAWYESGAFRRDEFDHAAGRIVQKQFEVRGATIDKSFSYEHDGVLHSVREEYNQETGRTVRRVDSSIKDGVSRVETSTQWGPQQVSETGPVMAWAVHPDGRQEPVTGTLSRSGLRLGHEDFWGEGQLVTSGDGPTREYKGRLTGQKINGISVFAVSQGGYKEGVVGEVLREDANLRYYHSADGTFYTREAAESIDVRKLDGEMETIQGKAREFGRVTVGSDEKFQHNPLTYEIESTKGDHKAAYSGEIHVDAEGRKFLQATAGGTERSNKDRFVDAGMEYVYKTGDNGGKSYTADGVRLQRIIGLLPENEAVIRQVATHEEGNVIQLANGQERRVPTSVSLSYSIPGGVTKSLTGNYDHQGDFHIAAGQSREGVEFLTLDQYRGQEVAVRGVRSNQTGEAIFSHAEGGRKTELWDYVSHVMGWQEKEQYLKDKPIQWKDGTTGQTHKGHFFGLFDQEGNLLEGSVVNDLRSQAFVMKQNPLTKEYETGFIDMHQDPDSHASVATYTTLSTEQIGADGTARTLTLGPQAGNGTREILSDIGTGGRKTDLFHDYTHETGGHFVERFEEFHRMQGGTLSEMHNTRMFSGTKWIPDPVHQGQHHPVQMRGFMDEQGNVVYAEFQSGQYGKTWNYKVVDGKAQWGVAETAQPTSGGPGLTNFRSLSKNEVESSGLASTQVIGPDGKLLYEKGDSGIQVIEWDVYRQELQRRVNIGAEYAVFGHWDAKELTNEDSGAKQTLKAIGAGKTAVDIVTGAGNLAMTGRRLGGAFGGGTGAAGPKGGPLPEGGPTGRPGMQPGLGTSPQSMEDLQRFQEDLTHALKKSGIDITGAKGAGKHIQP; this is encoded by the coding sequence ATGTGGCAGATCTTTACGTTCGGGAACGGGGATGTCATCGCGGCGGTGATCACGGGCCTCAAGGTGATGATGACCACGGGGGCTTATGAAAGCCTCTTCAGGCTCGGCCTGCTCGGCCTGGTGGTCTTCGCCTTGCTCCATGTGACCTTCAACCGTCGGTTCCTCGGCCCCCTACTGATCGGCGCGGTCGGGCTGCTGTACGCCTCGGTATTCGTGACGGCCGACGTCTCGATCGAAGATCAGGTCAATGCGGCGGTGCCCGACACGATCGTGACCGGGGTGCCGGTGCTGATCGCGTTTCCGGCCTACGTCTCTGGTCAGGTGGGGTATCACCTCACCTCCATCACCGAGACGGCGCTCTTGTTGCCGACCGGCTATCGTTCCACGGGATCGGTGATCAACCGCCCGTTGTTCGAGACGCAGAAGCTGCTCGACTTCACGCTCCCTGACAGCGATCTGTGGAAAAACCTCGTCCAGTATCTCATGAACTGCACGCTGAAGGAGATCGACTACAACCAACTGAACCGCACGGCTGTGGAGAAGGCGACCGATGCTCTTGGCGCGATCGCGGCGACCAATCCCGCTCTGAGTTCACCGTGGTATCAGAATGGCAATATCCAGCCCACTGCGCAGCTCTGCACGGACTTCTACGCGAACGTCATCACGCCGGGCTTTACGACACCGGCGCCCGAATATCTGGAAGCCACCCAGAAGCTGCGTTCGTCGCTCGGTGCGGACCCTGCGACTCCTGGAGACGAGTTGCCAGTGATTGATCAACTCCGGACGACCCTGCTCGGTGTGCCGGGACAGACTTCGGACCAGGTTCTCCGGAATATCGTGATCGTGAAGGCCTGGAAGGAGGCATGGGCCCAGAGGGCCAAGACGATGAACGATGTGCCGTCGGCAGTGAAGCTGGCTCAGGAGGCCACAACCCAGGATTTGAAGTATCAGGCCTATACCAAGTCCTATATCGCCGCGAAGTTCCTCCCCGTGCTCCGAACGGTCGCGGAAGGCCTGGTGTATCTGGTCACCCCGTTCATCGCCGTGATGGCCCTGTCCGGCTCCATGACTCGGGTCCTCGGCCTCTACGGGCGGAGCTTCGCATGGCTCGCCATGTGGGGGCCGCTCTATGCGGTCGTAAATTTCGTCATGTATTTCGAAGCTAACGCCAAGGTCAAGGATCTCATCATCAATTCGGGGTTCGCCGACGCCATCACGTTCAATTCGTTCGACCCGATCCGAGAGTACATCGTCGGGATCAATTCCATGGCGACGGATCTCACGCTGGCGGTACCGGCCGTCGCCTGGGGCCTGGTCTGGGCCGGAGGGAATCTCGCCTCTTCGCTCACCGGAAGTCTCTCCGCTCCTCTCTCTGCCGCCGGCCAGGAAGCAGGGCGGTTCGCTCGTGGTCACGGGCAGGTCATGTCGGAACCACCGTCCTATCTGATGGAGCCGGTTCGGATGGAGACTGCAGGACGTTCCGCGTCGCAAGAGAGCTATACAGTCCCGGTTGGCGTCGGCGGCCTGCGGGTCGATGCGCAAACAGGGGTCTCGACTCTACATCACGCTGATGGCGGGACGACCCGCATCGGGGCGAACGGCATGGTGACCTACCAGGGGCCGACGGGAGGGTTCTCGCGGCGCGCGAGCGAGCTGGCTCCCACCGGCGCCTGGTATGAGAGCGGCGCGTTCCGTCGCGACGAGTTCGATCACGCGGCCGGCCGGATAGTGCAGAAACAGTTCGAAGTCCGCGGGGCCACGATCGATAAAAGTTTCAGCTACGAGCATGATGGTGTCCTCCACTCGGTCCGGGAAGAATACAACCAGGAAACGGGAAGAACCGTCCGCCGCGTGGATTCCTCGATTAAGGATGGCGTGAGCCGGGTCGAGACGAGCACGCAGTGGGGGCCGCAACAGGTCAGCGAAACGGGTCCTGTCATGGCCTGGGCGGTCCATCCCGATGGCCGGCAGGAACCGGTCACCGGCACCCTCTCACGTTCGGGTCTGCGCCTCGGCCACGAGGACTTCTGGGGCGAAGGGCAGCTGGTGACCTCCGGCGACGGCCCGACCCGCGAATACAAGGGACGACTCACCGGACAGAAGATCAACGGGATCTCGGTCTTCGCCGTCTCGCAGGGAGGCTATAAAGAGGGCGTCGTCGGGGAGGTGCTGAGAGAGGATGCCAATCTCCGCTACTACCACAGCGCCGATGGCACCTTTTATACTCGCGAGGCGGCGGAGAGCATTGACGTGCGCAAACTGGACGGGGAGATGGAGACGATTCAGGGCAAGGCGAGGGAATTCGGTCGTGTGACTGTGGGATCAGATGAAAAGTTCCAGCACAATCCCCTCACGTATGAAATCGAAAGCACCAAGGGCGACCACAAGGCTGCCTATTCAGGGGAGATCCATGTCGATGCAGAGGGAAGGAAGTTTCTCCAAGCGACGGCGGGTGGGACAGAGCGGAGCAACAAGGATCGCTTCGTCGATGCGGGGATGGAGTATGTCTACAAGACCGGTGACAACGGCGGCAAGAGCTACACTGCGGATGGCGTGAGGCTTCAACGGATCATCGGGCTTCTTCCCGAGAATGAGGCGGTGATCAGGCAGGTGGCGACGCACGAGGAAGGGAACGTGATCCAGCTTGCCAACGGCCAGGAGCGGCGCGTCCCCACGTCGGTCAGTCTGTCTTATTCAATTCCCGGAGGGGTGACGAAATCCTTGACCGGCAATTACGACCACCAGGGAGATTTTCACATCGCTGCCGGGCAGAGCAGGGAAGGGGTGGAATTTCTGACGCTTGACCAGTATCGCGGGCAGGAGGTTGCCGTCCGCGGCGTGAGAAGCAATCAGACGGGAGAAGCAATCTTCAGCCACGCGGAGGGAGGCCGAAAGACAGAACTGTGGGACTATGTGTCACACGTGATGGGATGGCAGGAAAAGGAACAATACCTCAAAGACAAACCGATTCAGTGGAAGGATGGGACGACCGGGCAGACCCACAAGGGACATTTCTTCGGCCTGTTCGATCAGGAAGGGAACCTGCTGGAGGGCAGCGTGGTCAATGACCTGAGGAGCCAGGCGTTCGTGATGAAGCAGAATCCGCTGACGAAAGAATACGAGACCGGCTTCATTGACATGCATCAAGATCCCGATTCGCATGCCTCCGTGGCGACCTACACGACCCTTTCTACCGAACAGATCGGCGCGGACGGGACCGCTCGGACATTGACGCTGGGGCCGCAAGCAGGGAATGGCACGAGAGAGATCCTCTCGGATATCGGAACAGGCGGGAGAAAGACCGACCTGTTCCATGACTACACCCATGAAACAGGCGGGCATTTCGTCGAGCGGTTCGAGGAATTCCATCGGATGCAGGGTGGGACTCTCTCCGAAATGCATAACACACGCATGTTCAGCGGCACCAAGTGGATTCCCGATCCCGTCCATCAGGGGCAACATCATCCCGTGCAGATGCGTGGCTTCATGGATGAACAAGGGAACGTGGTCTACGCCGAATTTCAGAGCGGCCAGTATGGGAAGACGTGGAACTACAAGGTGGTCGATGGAAAGGCGCAATGGGGAGTGGCCGAGACCGCTCAGCCCACGTCTGGTGGACCGGGATTGACGAATTTCCGTTCGCTTTCCAAGAACGAGGTGGAATCGAGTGGCTTGGCCTCGACCCAGGTTATTGGGCCTGACGGAAAGCTGCTCTATGAGAAAGGGGATAGCGGCATACAGGTGATCGAATGGGATGTGTACAGGCAGGAACTCCAGCGACGGGTGAACATCGGCGCCGAGTATGCTGTGTTTGGGCACTGGGATGCGAAAGAACTCACCAATGAAGACAGCGGGGCGAAGCAAACTTTAAAAGCGATTGGGGCCGGCAAAACCGCTGTTGACATTGTAACGGGTGCCGGTAATTTGGCTATGACAGGTCGGCGACTTGGCGGGGCATTCGGAGGCGGAACCGGCGCTGCAGGTCCAAAAGGAGGACCACTTCCAGAAGGAGGTCCCACTGGTCGGCCTGGCATGCAGCCTGGGCTGGGGACTTCGCCGCAGAGTATGGAGGATCTCCAGAGGTTCCAGGAGGATCTTACGCATGCCCTCAAGAAAAGCGGGATCGATATTACTGGGGCGAAGGGCGCTGGTAAGCACATTCAACCGTGA
- a CDS encoding TIGR02391 family protein translates to MALAEAWNWLSVQGLLIPEPRTNGNNGWMLLSRRARTILANDSFKTYARSVAFPKALLHPSIADEVWLDIVRGDLETAVFKAFRAVEVAVREAGHFADTDIGTALMRKAFDKMTGPLSNLQQPEAEREALAHLFAGAIGSYKNPHSHRTVSISDATEAQEMVILASHLLRIVDSRR, encoded by the coding sequence TTGGCGCTTGCCGAGGCATGGAATTGGCTGTCGGTGCAGGGCCTTCTGATTCCGGAGCCAAGAACGAACGGGAACAATGGATGGATGCTTCTGAGCCGCCGCGCCCGAACAATATTGGCTAACGACTCGTTCAAGACTTATGCGCGCAGCGTTGCGTTCCCGAAGGCATTGTTGCATCCGTCAATAGCCGATGAAGTCTGGCTCGACATTGTTCGCGGTGACTTAGAAACCGCAGTGTTCAAGGCATTTCGGGCGGTCGAAGTAGCTGTGCGAGAGGCCGGACACTTTGCCGATACGGATATTGGAACCGCGCTAATGCGCAAGGCATTCGACAAAATGACCGGTCCGCTCTCTAATTTGCAGCAGCCCGAGGCGGAGCGTGAGGCATTGGCACATTTGTTTGCCGGAGCAATCGGTTCATACAAGAACCCACATTCTCATCGCACTGTTTCCATCAGCGACGCGACGGAAGCCCAAGAAATGGTCATCTTGGCGAGCCACTTGCTTCGCATTGTTGATAGCAGGCGGTAG
- a CDS encoding heavy metal-binding domain-containing protein, translating into MAKRDKKDIDFLSTQSYPGREVEALGLVVEIHTVGLGTFRDYIARIMDILGGRVNTYDKPARKAMEKVFDSLQDQAGALGADAVIGVAVEVSPVPFKGMAMTQVLGFGTAVRFLRKEVSEFEGRDGVLPLSEESKRVVSEMTARSGRAVARPTIPILKS; encoded by the coding sequence ATGGCAAAGCGAGATAAGAAGGACATCGACTTTCTGAGTACGCAGAGTTATCCCGGTCGAGAGGTCGAGGCGTTAGGGCTGGTCGTGGAGATCCACACGGTGGGATTGGGCACGTTTCGCGACTATATCGCGCGGATTATGGACATCTTGGGTGGCCGGGTGAACACCTACGATAAGCCGGCTCGCAAGGCCATGGAGAAGGTGTTCGATAGTCTGCAGGACCAGGCTGGGGCTCTCGGTGCTGATGCGGTGATCGGGGTGGCGGTGGAAGTCTCACCGGTTCCCTTCAAAGGGATGGCCATGACCCAGGTCTTGGGATTTGGAACGGCGGTGCGATTTCTCAGGAAGGAAGTAAGTGAGTTTGAAGGAAGGGACGGTGTGCTCCCGCTGTCGGAGGAGTCCAAACGAGTCGTGAGTGAGATGACGGCTCGTTCCGGACGAGCGGTGGCGCGACCGACGATACCGATTCTGAAAAGCTAG
- a CDS encoding transglycosylase SLT domain-containing protein encodes MVHIVLVGALLVIALVPIGAEAIGGSPLSGDTYWYLNHRCIQEAAHRYQVSPVLLEAIVHVESEGNPFAVGVNRQGEGESRGRLSYTQAAELVSRLWQQGANFDVGLGQINSRNLEQYRVHPVYLLDPCVNLQWAAFVLRQKLDLFGNNWVAIGRYNGSKRLTQYVWKVYRSLVDLEQVRKTRR; translated from the coding sequence ATGGTGCATATAGTTCTGGTTGGCGCGCTCCTGGTCATTGCGCTGGTTCCAATAGGAGCCGAAGCAATCGGCGGATCACCCCTCAGCGGGGACACCTACTGGTATCTGAACCATCGCTGCATTCAGGAGGCCGCGCACCGATACCAAGTCTCGCCTGTTCTGCTCGAAGCGATCGTGCACGTGGAGAGCGAAGGGAATCCCTTTGCGGTCGGGGTCAATCGCCAAGGCGAGGGTGAGTCGCGCGGCAGGCTGTCCTATACACAAGCGGCGGAGCTGGTCAGTCGCTTATGGCAGCAGGGCGCCAATTTTGATGTGGGACTGGGGCAGATCAACAGTCGCAATCTGGAACAGTATCGCGTGCATCCCGTCTATCTTCTGGATCCCTGTGTCAATTTGCAGTGGGCGGCGTTCGTGCTCCGGCAGAAGCTCGATCTGTTTGGAAACAATTGGGTCGCGATCGGACGGTATAACGGTTCGAAGCGGCTGACTCAGTATGTGTGGAAAGTCTATCGCTCGCTTGTTGATCTGGAACAGGTGAGGAAGACACGCCGATGA
- a CDS encoding HD domain-containing protein: protein MAAPQPRVPDPIQIDLSDLAKNLWLPLNVDFMRIEVAPEEGQANDRAMEAESDAAQPGDTPEAKEGASSDMPPNQSRSVSQPLRPEGLQSSALVRDLLVPYQAILEAQRVWVPILEMVKVLEQYGHCPSVVVTAPEKDEEHSDLYSIRDTLARVTLKEHTHRVTLLAMKSLKETYRDYEPLVPKMLMAALGHDLGKIPVFRASGIYTMGDHPAVSAMKVQELFAGSDIPWLKESLDAIRGHHRASKDQFDALLRQADGRARELEVAAFSKELKVQPWESWFSVPRLLELMEPKINQLQRGGRWSAISIKDTVYAHPDLLLDAARRLSAERKVVDLSLIRLSDREKALRRIVDEVRRADVLAVPIGEGFYGRSYQIIMNNPRRRNTLPPRNYFVPIKLEVFNVPASDLEARKSGILQIVVELRAIS from the coding sequence GTGGCGGCGCCACAGCCTCGTGTGCCCGACCCGATTCAAATCGATTTGTCCGACCTGGCCAAGAACCTGTGGCTACCTTTGAACGTTGATTTCATGCGGATCGAGGTCGCGCCGGAGGAGGGTCAGGCGAACGATCGGGCCATGGAGGCCGAATCGGACGCGGCTCAGCCTGGTGATACTCCTGAAGCGAAGGAGGGCGCCTCTTCCGACATGCCTCCGAATCAATCCCGATCTGTGAGCCAGCCTCTCCGACCGGAAGGCCTTCAGTCCTCCGCCCTGGTGCGGGATCTACTGGTACCGTATCAGGCCATCCTCGAGGCACAGCGTGTGTGGGTGCCTATCCTGGAAATGGTGAAGGTGCTGGAGCAGTACGGGCACTGTCCGTCAGTGGTTGTCACTGCGCCAGAGAAGGATGAGGAACACAGCGATCTATACAGTATCCGCGACACATTGGCGAGAGTGACGCTGAAGGAGCACACCCATCGCGTTACGCTGCTGGCGATGAAGAGTCTCAAGGAAACCTATCGCGACTATGAGCCGCTGGTCCCGAAGATGCTGATGGCCGCGCTGGGCCATGATCTGGGAAAGATTCCGGTGTTCCGCGCGAGCGGGATCTACACGATGGGTGACCATCCCGCTGTGAGCGCGATGAAGGTGCAGGAACTCTTCGCAGGCTCCGACATTCCGTGGCTGAAGGAGTCGTTGGATGCGATCCGAGGACATCATCGAGCGAGTAAAGACCAGTTCGACGCTCTCCTGCGGCAGGCGGACGGACGGGCGCGAGAATTGGAGGTGGCTGCCTTCTCCAAGGAATTGAAAGTGCAGCCGTGGGAAAGCTGGTTTTCGGTTCCCCGCTTGCTGGAACTGATGGAGCCGAAGATCAACCAGCTCCAGCGGGGCGGGAGGTGGTCCGCCATCTCCATCAAGGATACGGTCTACGCGCATCCTGACCTGCTCCTCGACGCGGCCCGGCGCCTCTCCGCGGAGCGCAAGGTGGTGGATCTCTCTTTGATCCGGCTTTCCGATCGCGAGAAGGCCTTGCGCCGCATCGTCGATGAAGTACGGCGTGCTGACGTCCTTGCAGTACCGATCGGGGAGGGATTCTATGGGCGGAGCTATCAGATCATCATGAACAATCCGAGACGGAGAAATACGCTCCCACCTCGTAATTACTTTGTCCCGATCAAGCTGGAAGTCTTCAACGTGCCGGCGTCGGATCTGGAGGCCCGCAAGTCCGGTATCCTCCAAATCGTTGTCGAACTGCGGGCGATCTCGTAG
- a CDS encoding conjugal transfer protein TraH, with protein MATRILRTLFIVGAMVWMPAVASAQSVNDSLQSMFDSWGVVSTAIPGAYESQSRGYLAAGAYSIRLNNDNFSLWNINPPRFRRGCAGIDTYLGSFSYAKLNRYVDMLQQFGGSVVLGYAFQLAMKELCETCSNVLNMIETASRTLNALGRIQPCQAGQEVGEALAQSMKDPDKLNQYAYRKWQQFKTQTGITGDPWEDRDSAQDNTSADAAAALKGTEYDITGNLVWNVLKQAGVEDQTARIIMSTTGTIIVNDQGQSEYHPPTINFSDLIDVVPAETVRVYACTDDPAQCLQIQPQNETAMEGFKSRTATALQNIVTNLYSKTAMSAADVTLVNMSPIPVLKILTDYGHPNEVATQLVRMTSEVVAIEMAIQWMEWAVNNAIQQGAKIKQLKPSFAVDTAEFRKEAHEVLAEAYAEAAKRSAHLQNIYNVTKMALEQGQYRTAR; from the coding sequence ATGGCAACACGGATACTGCGGACCCTGTTCATCGTCGGCGCGATGGTCTGGATGCCGGCCGTCGCCTCGGCTCAGAGCGTCAATGATTCCCTCCAGTCCATGTTCGATAGCTGGGGCGTCGTCAGCACGGCGATACCGGGGGCCTATGAGAGCCAAAGCCGCGGGTATCTCGCCGCGGGCGCCTACTCGATCCGGCTGAACAACGACAACTTCTCGCTCTGGAATATCAACCCTCCACGGTTCCGGCGGGGCTGCGCGGGCATCGACACGTACCTGGGCAGTTTCTCCTACGCCAAGCTGAACCGGTACGTCGATATGCTCCAGCAGTTCGGCGGGTCCGTGGTGTTGGGCTATGCCTTCCAGCTCGCGATGAAAGAACTCTGCGAGACCTGCTCGAACGTCCTCAACATGATCGAGACCGCGTCCAGGACGTTGAATGCGCTGGGCCGGATTCAACCGTGCCAGGCCGGACAGGAGGTGGGGGAAGCGCTCGCCCAGAGCATGAAGGATCCGGACAAGCTCAACCAGTACGCGTACCGGAAATGGCAGCAGTTCAAGACCCAAACCGGCATCACCGGGGATCCGTGGGAAGATCGGGACAGCGCCCAGGATAATACGTCGGCTGATGCGGCAGCGGCTCTGAAGGGCACGGAATACGACATCACGGGGAATCTCGTGTGGAACGTCTTGAAGCAGGCAGGAGTGGAAGATCAGACCGCTCGCATCATCATGTCGACGACCGGCACAATCATTGTGAATGACCAGGGCCAGTCCGAGTATCATCCGCCCACGATCAACTTCTCCGACTTGATCGATGTGGTGCCGGCGGAGACCGTCCGGGTCTACGCCTGCACCGATGATCCCGCCCAATGCCTCCAGATCCAGCCTCAGAATGAAACGGCGATGGAAGGGTTCAAGAGCCGCACGGCAACGGCGCTGCAGAACATCGTGACCAATCTCTATAGTAAGACCGCGATGAGCGCGGCGGATGTGACGCTGGTGAACATGAGCCCGATCCCGGTGCTGAAGATCTTGACGGATTACGGGCATCCGAATGAAGTCGCGACCCAGTTGGTACGGATGACGAGCGAGGTGGTGGCCATCGAAATGGCGATTCAATGGATGGAGTGGGCCGTGAACAACGCGATCCAGCAGGGGGCCAAGATCAAACAGCTCAAGCCCAGCTTTGCCGTGGATACGGCTGAATTCCGGAAAGAGGCGCACGAGGTGCTCGCCGAAGCCTACGCCGAGGCAGCGAAGCGTTCGGCCCACCTCCAGAATATCTACAACGTCACAAAGATGGCCCTGGAGCAGGGACAGTATCGCACGGCCCGCTAG
- a CDS encoding conjugal transfer protein TraF: MRKKIVRGFIVMVCAVLAPVVARAGSLPDQHPSSSRLANEFYERAREGWFWYQDPVEEDETDAVVRPVTLATLPLEAWLDPAKYRSLLKRVPIEQEDLSTLPAGMLRELASAKREAALDAPTPETVKTYIIAQRAVFKRSEDFTSMWQLAMFTNPQLDFATEHPTSQFGHDVEAQATQEVDERLLSSARANHVGLFFFFTSTCRFCQEQSKILKLFADTYQIEVFPVTLDGQGLKEFPKAAADNGMAERVSLQKVPTIYLAIPQENFLVPIGSGVMTFNELRERVLTILKQRPQLRRKAGDS; the protein is encoded by the coding sequence GTGAGAAAAAAGATCGTGCGAGGATTCATCGTGATGGTCTGTGCGGTGCTCGCGCCGGTTGTCGCGCGGGCCGGGTCTCTCCCTGACCAGCATCCGTCCTCTTCCCGCTTGGCGAATGAGTTTTATGAGCGAGCCAGGGAGGGATGGTTCTGGTATCAGGATCCGGTCGAGGAAGACGAAACGGATGCGGTTGTCAGACCGGTGACGTTGGCCACTCTTCCGCTCGAAGCCTGGCTGGACCCCGCCAAGTATCGCAGCCTCCTCAAGCGGGTCCCTATCGAACAGGAAGACTTGAGCACGCTGCCGGCTGGGATGCTGAGGGAGTTGGCCTCGGCCAAACGCGAGGCCGCGTTGGATGCCCCCACTCCAGAGACCGTGAAGACGTACATCATCGCGCAACGCGCCGTGTTCAAGCGCTCCGAGGACTTCACGTCCATGTGGCAGTTGGCGATGTTTACGAACCCGCAGCTCGATTTTGCGACCGAGCATCCGACCTCGCAGTTCGGCCACGACGTGGAGGCACAGGCGACGCAAGAGGTGGACGAGCGGCTCCTCTCATCCGCAAGGGCGAACCATGTCGGCCTGTTCTTCTTCTTCACGTCCACCTGTCGATTTTGCCAGGAGCAGTCGAAGATTCTGAAGCTGTTCGCCGATACCTACCAGATCGAGGTCTTTCCGGTCACCCTGGACGGGCAGGGGCTGAAGGAATTCCCGAAGGCTGCGGCGGACAACGGCATGGCCGAACGCGTGTCATTGCAGAAGGTCCCGACGATCTATCTCGCGATACCCCAAGAAAACTTCCTGGTCCCGATCGGCTCCGGTGTCATGACATTCAACGAGCTTCGCGAGCGTGTGCTCACGATCCTGAAGCAGCGCCCTCAGTTGAGGAGAAAAGCGGGCGATTCGTAA